A single genomic interval of Falco cherrug isolate bFalChe1 chromosome 8, bFalChe1.pri, whole genome shotgun sequence harbors:
- the MARCHF7 gene encoding E3 ubiquitin-protein ligase MARCHF7 isoform X2 produces the protein MESKPSRIPRRISVQASSSSLGSRTLTGNSLAGAYSARESSWRLESGYQESNVLNSSSRDWGIGETDTHETPWKLTTSSPTRYSGTLDHPRSGRFWGSRSRLSTSSSAHFASGCYDSSWRYSRIPRSSSVMLGSLGTELVRERRELERRTDLSVNNLVDHSYRSSDFSSSTYLQDRPASSYAEGARPKENSLSALRLNASMNRQLPSDHRPSFFNRDSNMSSSRSSYSSRQRRNELESPQRSMQPAFSLAAMRDETPSSSGSERVLSSQRSLNEPTADSEGRRTTRQLLSRLASSMSSTFFSRRSSQDSLHTRPLGSEESTVPRVQASTLSSSNGAATPLSEVPGLQTSEASQGFSFLRRRWGLSGVSQNHNSDSDGESYRPDSESRSTGSWLSSSLRNRCTPLFSRRRREGRDESSRISTSDTTARSQHVFRRRESGEETSLEASDSPPRASVSRPPTPAVSGIPAATASPPHSAHSRRSSGTLPGSLFRFAVPPTLGSSLSDNLMITVDIIPSGWNQSDGQESGKSKIPPSRDPERLQKIKESLLLEDSEDEEGDLCRICQMSSASSDNLLIEPCKCTGSLQYVHQECMKKWLQSKINSGSSLEAVTTCELCKEKLHLNLEDFDIHELYRAHANEQADYEFISSGLYLVVLLHLCEQRFSDMLGTASEASTRVRLPRMILKTDAGRTFILQEINRIAAEMLNWQEQRQHAFVFFLSLVKSALNITVVFEVLLNSKSAARQWDSVDLQTTQHVQGLDK, from the exons ATGGAGTCAAAACCCTCAAGAATTCCTCGAAGGATATCTGTTCAGGCCTCCAGCTCTTCGCTAGGATCTAGGACGTTGACTGGGAACAGTTTAGCTGGTGCATATAGTGCAAGAGAATCTTCATGGAGATTAGAATCTGGATACCAG GAATCCAATGTATTGAATAGTTCCAGTAGAGACTGGGGAATCGGAGAAACAGACACCCATGAAACTCCTTGGAAGCTTACAACGTCCTCTCCAACTCGCTACTCAGGGACACTTGATCATCCACGTTCTGGAAGATTTTGGGGAAGCAGAAGCAGATTG TCTACATCTTCTTCCGCTCATTTTGCATCTGGGTGTTACG attcCTCTTGGAGGTACAGTAGGATTCCTAGATCTTCATCAGTGATGCTTGGCTCCCTTGGAACTGAGCTAGTGAGAGAGCGAAGAGAATTAGAAAGAAGAACAGATCTCTCCGTTAATAACCTGGTGGATCACAGCTACAGAAGCAGTGACTTTTCATCTTCAACAT ATCTTCAAGACAGGCCTGCCTCTTCATATGCAGAGGGAGCAAGACCAAAAGAGAACTCATTAAGCGCTTTGAGGCTGAATGCATCCATGAACCGCCAGTTGCCTTCTGATCATCGGCCATCTTTTTTCAACAGAGACTCTAACATGAGCTCTTCAAGATCCAGCTATTCTTCAagacaaaggagaaatgaaTTGGAGTCTCCCCAGAGGAGCATGCAGCCAGCATTTTCTCTTGCTGCCATGAGAGATGAAACTCCTTCTTCAAGTGGTTCTGAAAGGGTTTTATCTTCTCAGAGGTCATTGAATGAGCCTACAGCTGACAGCGAAGGGAGGCGCACAACCAGACAGCTGCTATCTCGTTTAGCATCTAGTATGTCATCTACATTTTTCTCTCGAAGGTCTAGCCAAGATTCATTGCATACAAGACCATTAGGCTCTGAAGAGTCAACGGTCCCAAGAGTTCAAGCTTCTACTCTGTCAAGCAGTAATGGAGCTGCAACTCCGTTGTCCGAAGTTCCAGGACTTCAGACATCTGAAGCTTCTCAGGGATTTAGTTTTCTTAGGCGAAGATGGGGTTTATCAGgagtttcacagaatcataacTCAGATTCAGATGGAGAAAGTTACAGGCCAGACTCTGAAAGTAGGAGCACAGGATCCTGGTTATCATCATCTCTGAGGAACAGATGCACACCTCTCTTTTCCAGAcgaagaagagaaggaagagatgaATCCTCAAGGATCTCTACCTCTGATACAACTGCTAGATCACAACATGTCTTCAGAAGAAGAGAGTCAGGTGAGGAGACCTCTCTTGAGGCTTCAGATAGCCCTCCTCGGGCTTCTGTTAGCAGACCACCAACACCTGCAGTATCTGGTATTCCTGCAGCTACTGCCTCCCCACCACATTCAGCCCACAGTAGGAGAAGTTCTGGAACTCTGCCTGGTTCTCTCTTTCGCTTTGCAGTGCCTCCAACATTAGGAAGCAGTCTGTCTGACAATCTTATGATAACTGTAGATATTATTCCCTCTGGCTGGAATCAGTCTGATGGACAGGAAAGTGGCAAGTCTAAAATACCACCTTCAAGAGATCCAGAAAGGCTCCAGAAAATTAAAGAGAG CCTGCTTTTAGAAGATTCTGAAGATGAAGAGGGTGACTTATGCAGAATCTGTCAGATGTCCTCTGCGAGTTCTGACAACCTTCTAATAGAGCCATGCAAATGCACTGGCAGTCTGCAGTATGTTCACCAGGAGTGCATGAAAAAGTGGCTGCAGTCCAAGATTAATTCAG GTTCTTCTTTGGAAGCAGTAACAACTTGTGAACTGTGCAAAGAGAAGTTGCACCTGAATCTGGAAGACTTTGATATTCATGAACTCTATAGGGCACATGCGAATGAACAA GCAGACTATGAATTTATCAGCTCTGGTCTCTACCTTGTAGTGTTGTTACACTTATGTGAGCAGCGCTTTTCTGATATGCTAGGAACTGCAAGTGAGGCCAGCACACGTGTCAGA CTTCCGAGGATGATTCTGAAGACTGATGCTGGTAGAACCTTCATACTGCAAGAGATAAATAGAattgctgcagaaatgctgaactGGCAAGAACAACGTCaacatgcatttgtttttttcctctccttagTAAAAAGTGCATTGAATATTACTGTAGTTTTTGAAGTATTGTTGAATTCAAAATCAGCTGCTCGGCAGTGGGACTCAGTGGACTTGCAAACTACTCAGCATGTGCAAGGATtagataaataa
- the MARCHF7 gene encoding E3 ubiquitin-protein ligase MARCHF7 isoform X6 codes for MLGSLGTELVRERRELERRTDLSVNNLVDHSYRSSDFSSSTYLQDRPASSYAEGARPKENSLSALRLNASMNRQLPSDHRPSFFNRDSNMSSSRSSYSSRQRRNELESPQRSMQPAFSLAAMRDETPSSSGSERVLSSQRSLNEPTADSEGRRTTRQLLSRLASSMSSTFFSRRSSQDSLHTRPLGSEESTVPRVQASTLSSSNGAATPLSEVPGLQTSEASQGFSFLRRRWGLSGVSQNHNSDSDGESYRPDSESRSTGSWLSSSLRNRCTPLFSRRRREGRDESSRISTSDTTARSQHVFRRRESGEETSLEASDSPPRASVSRPPTPAVSGIPAATASPPHSAHSRRSSGTLPGSLFRFAVPPTLGSSLSDNLMITVDIIPSGWNQSDGQESGKSKIPPSRDPERLQKIKESLLLEDSEDEEGDLCRICQMSSASSDNLLIEPCKCTGSLQYVHQECMKKWLQSKINSGSSLEAVTTCELCKEKLHLNLEDFDIHELYRAHANEQADYEFISSGLYLVVLLHLCEQRFSDMLGTASEASTRVRLPRMILKTDAGRTFILQEINRIAAEMLNWQEQRQHAFVFFLSLVKSALNITVVFEVLLNSKSAARQWDSVDLQTTQHVQGLDK; via the exons ATGCTTGGCTCCCTTGGAACTGAGCTAGTGAGAGAGCGAAGAGAATTAGAAAGAAGAACAGATCTCTCCGTTAATAACCTGGTGGATCACAGCTACAGAAGCAGTGACTTTTCATCTTCAACAT ATCTTCAAGACAGGCCTGCCTCTTCATATGCAGAGGGAGCAAGACCAAAAGAGAACTCATTAAGCGCTTTGAGGCTGAATGCATCCATGAACCGCCAGTTGCCTTCTGATCATCGGCCATCTTTTTTCAACAGAGACTCTAACATGAGCTCTTCAAGATCCAGCTATTCTTCAagacaaaggagaaatgaaTTGGAGTCTCCCCAGAGGAGCATGCAGCCAGCATTTTCTCTTGCTGCCATGAGAGATGAAACTCCTTCTTCAAGTGGTTCTGAAAGGGTTTTATCTTCTCAGAGGTCATTGAATGAGCCTACAGCTGACAGCGAAGGGAGGCGCACAACCAGACAGCTGCTATCTCGTTTAGCATCTAGTATGTCATCTACATTTTTCTCTCGAAGGTCTAGCCAAGATTCATTGCATACAAGACCATTAGGCTCTGAAGAGTCAACGGTCCCAAGAGTTCAAGCTTCTACTCTGTCAAGCAGTAATGGAGCTGCAACTCCGTTGTCCGAAGTTCCAGGACTTCAGACATCTGAAGCTTCTCAGGGATTTAGTTTTCTTAGGCGAAGATGGGGTTTATCAGgagtttcacagaatcataacTCAGATTCAGATGGAGAAAGTTACAGGCCAGACTCTGAAAGTAGGAGCACAGGATCCTGGTTATCATCATCTCTGAGGAACAGATGCACACCTCTCTTTTCCAGAcgaagaagagaaggaagagatgaATCCTCAAGGATCTCTACCTCTGATACAACTGCTAGATCACAACATGTCTTCAGAAGAAGAGAGTCAGGTGAGGAGACCTCTCTTGAGGCTTCAGATAGCCCTCCTCGGGCTTCTGTTAGCAGACCACCAACACCTGCAGTATCTGGTATTCCTGCAGCTACTGCCTCCCCACCACATTCAGCCCACAGTAGGAGAAGTTCTGGAACTCTGCCTGGTTCTCTCTTTCGCTTTGCAGTGCCTCCAACATTAGGAAGCAGTCTGTCTGACAATCTTATGATAACTGTAGATATTATTCCCTCTGGCTGGAATCAGTCTGATGGACAGGAAAGTGGCAAGTCTAAAATACCACCTTCAAGAGATCCAGAAAGGCTCCAGAAAATTAAAGAGAG CCTGCTTTTAGAAGATTCTGAAGATGAAGAGGGTGACTTATGCAGAATCTGTCAGATGTCCTCTGCGAGTTCTGACAACCTTCTAATAGAGCCATGCAAATGCACTGGCAGTCTGCAGTATGTTCACCAGGAGTGCATGAAAAAGTGGCTGCAGTCCAAGATTAATTCAG GTTCTTCTTTGGAAGCAGTAACAACTTGTGAACTGTGCAAAGAGAAGTTGCACCTGAATCTGGAAGACTTTGATATTCATGAACTCTATAGGGCACATGCGAATGAACAA GCAGACTATGAATTTATCAGCTCTGGTCTCTACCTTGTAGTGTTGTTACACTTATGTGAGCAGCGCTTTTCTGATATGCTAGGAACTGCAAGTGAGGCCAGCACACGTGTCAGA CTTCCGAGGATGATTCTGAAGACTGATGCTGGTAGAACCTTCATACTGCAAGAGATAAATAGAattgctgcagaaatgctgaactGGCAAGAACAACGTCaacatgcatttgtttttttcctctccttagTAAAAAGTGCATTGAATATTACTGTAGTTTTTGAAGTATTGTTGAATTCAAAATCAGCTGCTCGGCAGTGGGACTCAGTGGACTTGCAAACTACTCAGCATGTGCAAGGATtagataaataa